The DNA window CCTGTTCGCGCACGCGCGCCGCCAGGGCTACGACCTCCCGCCGTACCCGCTCGCCGGCTGCGGCGAGATCCGCGAGTTCTTCGCGGACGAGGGGGTGCGCAGCGTTCCCGAATGGTACGGCCGAAAGCTCGGCGTGGACGGACCCGCCTACGAGGCGCTGCCGTCCCAGACCATCCTCGTCGCGCGCGACCGCGAGAACCGCCGCAAGGCGCTCCTCCTCGACGGCATCCGCTACCGCGACGCCGCCGCGTTCCAGAACCTCGCCGACAGCGGCCTGGCCCGCACGTTCTCCGAGGACGACCTCGACGCGCTCCTCGGCCTCGTCCTCGCGTTCCTCCTAGGCGAGCTCCCCGACGGCCCCTTCGCTCCCGAAGGCCCGGTCGCGCTCGTGTCCCGCACGTTCTAGCGGGCCCGCGCCAGCGCCTCCAGAAGCTCGCGCATCTCGCGGCAGTCCCGCAGCGCGAACCGCGCGCGGGTCGGCCCGCCGCCCACCTTCACCGTCCAGGCCTGATCGGGCGCGGCCTCGAACACGTCCTCGTCGGTGCGGTCGTCGCCGGCGGCCAGCAGAAAGCCGTAGGCCGGGTCGCGGAACCACCGGTGGGCCGCGTGCCCCTTGTCCACGCCGCGCGGCCTGATCTCGATCACCTTGTTGCCGTCCATGAGCGAGAGCCCCCGGTCGGCCAGGCCGCCCAGCGCGTTCTTCACCTCGATGACGCGACGTTCGGCCAGCTCCTGGCTGCACATGCGGTAGTGCCACACGAGCGAGTAATCCTTCTCTTCCAGAAGCGATCCCGGCGTGCGGTCGACGAAATCGGCCAGCACGGGCCGCAGCGCGTCCTTCCAGGCGGCGTCGAGCGGCTCCTCCAGCGTCCAGCGGCCCTGCGCGCGGTCGAGGAACCACACGCCGTGCTCGGCCACGAGGTCCACCGGCGCCGCGCCCAGCCATGCCTCCAGCGTGTCGCGGTCGCGCCCGGACACCACCGCCACGTCCGTCCCCTCCGTCGAGCCCAGCCGCGAAAGCAGCTCCAGCAGCCGCTCGTCGGGGGCAACGCGCCCCGGATCGTCGGAGAACGGCATGAGCGTCCCGTCGTAGTCCAGCAGAAGCGCCCGCCTCCGCGCGCCGCCGTACGCCTCGACCAGCCTGCCGGCCGTAGCCGGTCCCAGCAGGCGCGCGCTCATGCCCTCCTGGCGGCGCTTCACCTCGTCAACCGCGCCCAAGAACTCGCGCGCCCACTTGCGCGACGTGTAGCGGGCGAGGCGCTCCTGCATGGGGGCGTTGCGGCGGCGCTGCTCGTCGGGCGGCATCGCGAGGGCCTGCTCCATGGCGCGCACCACGCCCTCGAGGTCGAACGGGTTCACGGTCAGCGCCTCGTGCAGCTCGTAGGACGCGCCGGCCATCTCGGAGAGCACGAGCACGCCGCCCTCGCCGTCGTGGCAGGCCAGGTACTCCTTGCACACCAGGTTCATCCCGTCGCGAAGCGGCGTGACCAGCATGACGTCGCTCGCCACGTACAGGCTCGCCAGCTGGTCGAACGGCAGCGAGCGGTAGTAGTAGTCCACCGGCGTCCAGTCCATCGTGGAGTGCTTGCCGTTCACGAGGCCCACCAGCTCGTCGATGCGCTTCTTGAGGGCGCGGTAGGACTCCACGTTCTCGCGCGACGGCACGGTGACCAGCGCGAGCACCACCTTGCCCTTCCACTCGGGGTGGCGGTCCAGAAACGCGTCGAAGGCGTGCAGCCGGTCGGGGATGCCCTTGGAGTAGTCCAGCCGCTCCACCGACAGCATCACCTTGCAGCCCTCATGCCCCTTCTCCGCGCTGAACTCGGCGGCCGCGCGGCGCACCGAGGGCTTGCGCGCGGCGTCGCGGTAGCGCCCGTAGTCGATCCCTAAGGGGAACGCGTCGGCCTGCACGAGGCGCCCGTCCACCGTGAGCGTGCCGCTCGCGTTCTCGATGCCCGCGATGCGCCGGCAGCTCGACAGGAAGTGCCGCACGTAGTCGTAGGCGTGGAAGCCCAGCAGGTCGGCGCCCAGAAGGCCGCGCACCACCTCCTCGCGCCACGGCAGCATGCGGAACGTCTCGTAGTCGGGGAAGGGGATGTGCAGAAAGAAGCCGATGCGCGCGTCGGGCAGCGCCTCGCGCAGAAGCGACGGCAGCAGCATGAGGTGGTAGTCCTGGATCCACAGCGTGTCGCCCGGCCGCGCCTCGGCGACCACCGCGTCGCGGAAGCGCTCGTTCACGCGCCGGTACGCCTCCCATTCGGCCTCCTCGAAGCGGGTGTTCTGCGGGAAGCCGTGGAAGAGCGGCCACACGGCGGAGTTCGAGAAGCCCTCGTAGTAGCGCTCGGCGTCGTCCTCGTCGAGGAACACCGGCCGGCAGGCGCGCTCGCCGAGGGCTTCCGCGAGCTCCCGCTGCCCCTCGGCGTCGAGCGCGTCGCCCGCGTCCGCCCAGCCGATCCAGAGGTTGCCCGCCTGCTCGTGCAGGGGGCCGAGCCCCGTGGCCAGCCCGCCGACGCTGCGCTCGAACGCGAAGCCGCCCCGTCCGTCGTCCTCGAAGCGGTAGGGGAGGCGGTTCGACACGATGACGAGCCGGCCCTCGCGGCCCTCGCCGTCCATCGTGCGCGCGGCCAGCCGAGGAGCCGCCGCCGCGCCCGCCGCCGGGCGCTCGAAGGCCGCCGCCGGTTCGGGCAGGCGCTCGAGGAGCGCGCTTCTGCCGTCGCGCGCCGCCGTGCTGCTGTAGATCGTGTTCATGGAGTCCGCCTTTGCTGTCCTTTCCTCCCATTGTAGGGAAGCTCCCCGCGCGCCGCCGAAGCGGTAGGGCCCTTGTTGCGCGCCCGTCAGGCCTTCGTGAACCGCGCCGCGCTGCGGTCAATATCTGAACTTCGCGCCCGCCGGCGGGTCCTTGCGGTATGATGCAGGGAAACCGAACCGCTCCCCCCGACGCGCCGAAGGAAGGACATGCAGACCTACATCGCCCATTACCGCTCGCCCGCCGCCGCCGACGTCCGCGGGACGGGCCTGTTCGAGTTCGAGAGCGAGTCGCGCGCCGGCACGAAGGGCAACCTGCGCGACGCGCGCCTGAAGATGCTCGAGCTCTTCGGCAAGGACGCCGTGTCGTGGAACGTCGACCGCGTGGAGCGCAAGAAGGCGGCCGCGCCCGCGTCCGACGGCCAGCTCGAGCTCGACTTCCGCCCGCCCAAGCCCGAGCGCAAGCGCGCGAAGAAGAAGGAGTGGTGGTAGGCCGCCTGCGCCCGTCCGCCGCGCCGCGCGCATCCGCCCGTGAAGTCCCGGTGACGTCCTTTCGTCATCGTGTCCCCCAGGGCGCACTCCGTCCGCGCGAGGCGCTATAATGCTTCGAAACGACAACCGCCGCGCTCCGGGTTCCCGAAGGCCTCGGCGCGCGGCCCCCGATCAGACATCCAGGGAGCATCATGAAGAAGAAGCAGGTCAAATTCCTCAAGCAGCTGCTCGAGACCCCGTCTGCCACCGGCACGGAGATCGCCGTGGCCGAGCTCGTGCGCGAGCGCCTGGCCGGCGCGGCCGACGAGGTGCAGACCAACGTCATGGGATCGGTCCACGCCACGCTGCGCGGCGCCGGCGCGGGCCCGTCGCTCATGCTGTCGGCGCACATGGACGAGATCGGCCTCATGGTCACCTACGTCTCCGACGAGGGGTTCCTCTCGGTGGCGGCCGTCGGCGGCGTGGATGCGGCCATCCTGCCCGGCCTGCGCGTGGACGTGCACGCCTCCAACTCGCTTAAACCCCTGCGCGGCGTGGTGGGCCGCAAGCCCATCCACCTCATCGAGCCCGACGAGCGCAAGAGCGTGACGCCGCTCGACAAGCTGGTCATCGACCTCGGCCTTCCCGCCAAGCAGGTGAAGAAGCTCGTGCGCGTGGGCGATGTGATCACGTTCGGTGTGGGCTTCGAGCGCTTCGGCCGGAACATGGCCGTGTCGCGCGCGTTCGACGACAAGGCCGGCGTGTGGATAGGCACGCGCGTCATGGAGGAGCTCGCGCACGGCGAGCGCCCTGCGGGCGATTTCACGTTCGCGGCCACCGTGCAGGAGGAGATCGGCGTGCGCGGCGCCGAGACGAGCGCGTATTCCGTGTTCCCCGACGTGGGCCTGGCCTTCGACGTGACGCACGCCACCGACTACCCCGGCATCGACAAGGCCAAGCATGGCAAGATCGTCTGCGGCGAGGGCCCCGTCATCGCGCGCGGCCCCAACATCAACCCCGAGGTGTTCGAGCGCCTGGTGGCCGCCGCCGAGGCCGAGGGCCTGCCGTACCAGATAGAGGCCGAGCCCGGCGTCACCGGCACCGATGCGCGCGCCATCCAGATGGCCCGCGGCGGCGTGCCCACGGGCCTCGTGTCCGTGCCGCTGCGCTACATGCACACGCCCACGGAGGTGGTGTGCCTGGACGACCTCGAGGGCGCGGTCGCCCTCATCGTGCGCTTCGCCCGCGACCTGGGCGAGGACGCCTGCTTCGTGCCCGGCATGGGCGGCTTCTCCTCGCAGGAGGACGACGCCGCCCCAGAGGAGGCGCCCGAGTCCGCCGAGCAGGCGCAGTTCGACGAGACGGGCGTGGAGTAGCCCCTCATGAAACGCGAAGAGAAGACCATCGCCAAGAACAAGAAGGCGCTCCACGAGTACGAGATCCTCGAGACCTACGAGGCGGGCATCGAGCTCACGGGCACCGAGGTGCGCTCGCTGCGCGAGAACCACTGCCAGCTCACCGACTGCTTCGCGCTCATCCGCGACGGCGAGGCGTGGCTGCACAACGTGCACATCCCGCCCTACGTGAACGGCAACATCGCCAACCCCGACCCCGACCGCAAGCGCAAGCTCCTCCTGCACAAGCGCCAGATCAGGCTTCTGCAGGAGCAGGTGAAGGAGAAGGGTATGGCGCTCGTGCCGCTCAAGATGTACTTCAAGGACAACTCGCTCGTGAAGGTGGAGCTGGCCGTCGCCCGCGGCAAGAAGCTCTACGACAAGCGCGCGAGCATGGCCGAGCGCGACTCGCGCCGCGAGGTGGAGCGCGCGCTCAAGGAACGCAGCCGGTAGGACGTGAATCCCGGCGCCGTGCGCGGCGCCCGATGCGAAGGAGGCCTGACATGGGCTTGGACGAAGAGTTTGAGAACATCGAGGACGGCGCCGAAACGGAGGCCGAGCGCATCGACCAGGAGACGGAGCTTCTGGATGTGGAGGAGTTCCAGGACGACGAGGAGTTCGACCCCAACGCCCAGGAGTCCGACCTCGAGGATGCCTACGAGGGCTTCTTCGCCGAGGAAGGCCCCGACGGCGAGGGGGAGACGAGCCCCGAGGGCTACGACGGCGGCCTGGCCGCAGTGGTGGAGCGTGCCGAGGGCATCGATCTGTCCGAGGAAGGCTTCCACCTGGTCGACGGCGACGAGCTGGCCGACGAGGCCGACGAGGCGTCCATCATGGAGCCTTCCGACGAGGACGACGGCTACGAGCTGGTGGAGCTGGAGCTGGACGACGACGACATCGTGCGCTACCTCGAGGACGAGGACGGCGAGGCCATCGGCTTCGTGCTCCTCGAGGACGGCGAGGAGGTCGAGTATTTCTACGTCGAATCCGGCGAGGACGAGGCGGACGCGGACGAGGAGGACAACCCCTACGACCTCGGCATCACGAAGGAGGGCGTCGCCGAGGCCACCCAGGACGTGAACGCCATCTACAAGGACGGCGTTGCTATAGCCGCCGAGCTCAAGGGCGCCTTCGACGACATCAAGAGCGCGCTGGACTTCAGCTTCCTGAAGAAGTAGCCGGCCTGTCGCTTGACAAACGGCGCGCGGCGTATAGAATGGATGTTCGCGAAGCGCCCAGCGCATCGCGAACGCACGTTGAAAAGGTGGGCCTTCGACCCCGCTCGATTTCCTGGGGGCGACTGGTTTCGACATGGTACGTTCGAAATGAGGAGCAGGCCGTGGTCTCCTCGCCACGTTAAACAGGGGTACCGTCAATTTAATTGGCAAAGCTAAGACTCAGAGCGCTCCGGCGCTCGCCATGGCTGCTTAATAGCGCCTGGCTGTCGTCCGCGTGACGTCCCCGACTCGCGGTTCGGCATCAACTTAGGGGAATGCGCTTGAGCACGTAGCCGGTATGGCTCAGGCAAAGATCGAACCGGCTAGGAAGCGCAACGCCTGTCGGCGTGCCGCGCGCGACCGAACGCCGATCGCCGACTAAGCTTGTAGGGCCTCATGGAGAAGGTAGTATGGACCGGAGTTCGATTCTCCGCGCCTCCACCACACAAACGATCGACGCCCCGCCGGGCCAACCGGCGGGGCGTCGCTGCATCCGGGGTTGCCCGCTCGGGTTGCGGAGGCCGCGTGCTTGCGGCGTGGCGATATTGTGGCGTTCGCAACATCGAGGGGGCGCCGGACGTTTTTGTTACCGGGGAAGCACGAGCCCCTTGGTACAATGGAACACGATAATCCGAGCGCATGAGGACGAGTATGACCGAGAACACGCCTGACAACAAGCACGCCCGCCCCGAGGGCGGCGAGCCCGAGGCTCCCCGCATCTCCGTTCCGCCCGTCATCCCTCCGGACGCGACGCGCCCGATGCCGCAGCCGGTGCGGCCGGCCGATCCGAAGGCCGCCGGCAGACGCGCCGCGCATCGCGCCGGCGAGCCCGCCTACGCTCCCGGCGCCCCGATGCGCCCCGTGGCGGCGGGCCACCAGATGGCCATGCCCGACAAGCGCCGCAGCCCCCTCAAGATCGTCGGCATCGTCATCGGCGTGCTCATCGCGCTGCTCCTCGTGGCCTACGTGGGCATCGCCCTGTACTTCACGGGGCGGTTCATGCCCAACACCGCCGTGGGCGAGCGCGACGTGTCGCTCATGTCCTCCTCCGAGGTGGAGGGCCTGCTCGCCGACGCGATGGACGACTACGCGCTTTCTATCGACGGCCAGGGCTTCAGCCTCTCGCTCACCGCGGCGGAGGCCGACATGTTCTTCGACGGAGCGGCGGTCGTGCGCGACATGCTGGCCG is part of the Arabiibacter massiliensis genome and encodes:
- the smpB gene encoding SsrA-binding protein SmpB codes for the protein MKREEKTIAKNKKALHEYEILETYEAGIELTGTEVRSLRENHCQLTDCFALIRDGEAWLHNVHIPPYVNGNIANPDPDRKRKLLLHKRQIRLLQEQVKEKGMALVPLKMYFKDNSLVKVELAVARGKKLYDKRASMAERDSRREVERALKERSR
- a CDS encoding M42 family metallopeptidase; translation: MKKKQVKFLKQLLETPSATGTEIAVAELVRERLAGAADEVQTNVMGSVHATLRGAGAGPSLMLSAHMDEIGLMVTYVSDEGFLSVAAVGGVDAAILPGLRVDVHASNSLKPLRGVVGRKPIHLIEPDERKSVTPLDKLVIDLGLPAKQVKKLVRVGDVITFGVGFERFGRNMAVSRAFDDKAGVWIGTRVMEELAHGERPAGDFTFAATVQEEIGVRGAETSAYSVFPDVGLAFDVTHATDYPGIDKAKHGKIVCGEGPVIARGPNINPEVFERLVAAAEAEGLPYQIEAEPGVTGTDARAIQMARGGVPTGLVSVPLRYMHTPTEVVCLDDLEGAVALIVRFARDLGEDACFVPGMGGFSSQEDDAAPEEAPESAEQAQFDETGVE
- a CDS encoding bifunctional alpha,alpha-trehalose-phosphate synthase (UDP-forming)/trehalose-phosphatase, which codes for MNTIYSSTAARDGRSALLERLPEPAAAFERPAAGAAAAPRLAARTMDGEGREGRLVIVSNRLPYRFEDDGRGGFAFERSVGGLATGLGPLHEQAGNLWIGWADAGDALDAEGQRELAEALGERACRPVFLDEDDAERYYEGFSNSAVWPLFHGFPQNTRFEEAEWEAYRRVNERFRDAVVAEARPGDTLWIQDYHLMLLPSLLREALPDARIGFFLHIPFPDYETFRMLPWREEVVRGLLGADLLGFHAYDYVRHFLSSCRRIAGIENASGTLTVDGRLVQADAFPLGIDYGRYRDAARKPSVRRAAAEFSAEKGHEGCKVMLSVERLDYSKGIPDRLHAFDAFLDRHPEWKGKVVLALVTVPSRENVESYRALKKRIDELVGLVNGKHSTMDWTPVDYYYRSLPFDQLASLYVASDVMLVTPLRDGMNLVCKEYLACHDGEGGVLVLSEMAGASYELHEALTVNPFDLEGVVRAMEQALAMPPDEQRRRNAPMQERLARYTSRKWAREFLGAVDEVKRRQEGMSARLLGPATAGRLVEAYGGARRRALLLDYDGTLMPFSDDPGRVAPDERLLELLSRLGSTEGTDVAVVSGRDRDTLEAWLGAAPVDLVAEHGVWFLDRAQGRWTLEEPLDAAWKDALRPVLADFVDRTPGSLLEEKDYSLVWHYRMCSQELAERRVIEVKNALGGLADRGLSLMDGNKVIEIRPRGVDKGHAAHRWFRDPAYGFLLAAGDDRTDEDVFEAAPDQAWTVKVGGGPTRARFALRDCREMRELLEALARAR